The following proteins come from a genomic window of Miscanthus floridulus cultivar M001 chromosome 2, ASM1932011v1, whole genome shotgun sequence:
- the LOC136537068 gene encoding uncharacterized protein, whose amino-acid sequence MAVVSSHYTDIDLEAINDGYVMVEDDEKAEEEVMKLVEAAEAPSMTLAKLFEEEKAEWDRLSKEAWLQADMAMQLAAAQEREAETCRDSEEIHGMFVDLSATVKLEEEEATRILKEWDELLEKDAQASKRAVEVLKELETERDLRRKAESRAMALQQKADEDVKVVRSLWADLGDAVSRRLSTENVSVKLEKELAHVRRTL is encoded by the exons ATGGCCGttgtctcctcgcactacaccgacatcgacctcgaggccatcaacGATGGTTACGTCATGGTCGAGGATGacgagaaggccgaggaggaggtcatgaagctggtggaggcggctgaggcccctagcatgacgctggccaagctgtttgaagaggag aaggcggagtgggatcgcctttcCAAGGAGGCCTGGCTACAAGCAGATATGGCCATGCAGCTTGCTGctgcccaggagcgggaggccgagaCGTGTCGGGActcggaggagatccatgggatgttcgtgGACCTGTCGGCGACGGTGAAgctagaagaggaagaggccaccAGGAttctgaaggagtgggatgagctgctcgAGAAGGATGCCCAGGCCAGTAAGCGGGCTGTTgaggtcctgaaggagctagagaCAGAGCGAGATCtcaggcggaaggccgagagtagggccatggcccttcaGCAGAAGGCTGACGAGGACGTCAAGGTGGTCCGCTCCCTCTGGGCAGATCTTGGTGATgcggtgagccgaaggttgagcaCCGAGAACGTCTCTGTCAAGCTAGAAAAGGAGCTTGCCCATGTGCGAAGGACCCTTTAG